ATAAATACGCCGGAAGAAAAGAAAAGTAACGCGAAAGAATGGAAACAGAATCAACCGGTGAAATTAAAGTTTAGTTTCAAAGAACAACGAGAATATGATATGATAGATGACGAGATTGCTGAACTGGAAGAAAAAATTGGGAATCTGGATGCAGCAATTATGGAGAATGCGACGAATTCTGCAAAACTTTCAGAATTGATGGGAGAAAAATCGGAGGCGGAAGCACAGCTTGAAGAAAAAATGGATCGCTGGGTGTATTTGAATGATTTGGCTGAAAAGATTGAAGCGCAGAAAAAATAGCATTTTTGTTACAAAAGATATAGACAGCGTGCAACAAAATTACATAAATTTAACGTATTATGCACGTTTCGTTTATTGATTTGAAAATATAGTCGAAGTATACTGATTACGATGAAGGATGGAGGAAGATAACAATGAAGAAACCTGTATTAGTAATTATGGCAGCAGGTATGGGCAGCAGATATGGTGGATTAAAACAGATTGATCCGGTAGATAATGAAGGACATATTATTATGGATTTTTCCATTTATGATGCAAAGCGTGCCGGATTTGAAAAAGTAGTATTCATCATCAAGAAAGCAATTGAGAAGGAATTTAAAGCGGGAATTGGAGACAGAATCAGCCAGTATATGGATGTCGAGTATGTATATCAGGAACTGGATACACTGCCGGAAGGATTTGAAGTTCCGGAGGGACGCGTAAAACCATTTGGTACAGGACATGCAATTTTAAGCTGTAAAGATGTAGTAGATGGACCATTTGCAGTAATTAATGCAGATGATTATTATGGAGTACATGCATTCCAGGAGATTTATAATTATCTGACTGAAAACGAAGATGATGAGAAGTATCATTATGCAATGGTAGGCTACATTTTGTCTAATACATTGACAGAGAATGGATATGTTTCCAGAGGAATCTGTGAGATGGATAAGGATGCATTTCTGACAGGAATCACAGAACGTACACACATAGAGCAGCGTGATATGGGCGTACAGTTTACAGAGGATGATGGGCAGACATGGGAAGATATTGCGGCAGATAGTATTGTGTCTATGAACATGTTTGGATTTACAGCAAGTATGTTAAAAGAACTGGAATGTCGTTTCCCAGAGTTTTTGGAAAAAGGATTGGAAGAAAATCCTATGAAATGTGAGTATTTCCTTCCATCTGTAGTAAGTGATCTGATCGAGGAAGATAAAGCAGATGTTAAAGTCCTGCGTTCAGAAGACAGATGGTACGGAATTACATATAAAGAGGACAAAGAAGCTGTTGTTTCAGCGGTCCAGAAGTTAAAGGATACAGGTGTTTATCCACAACATTTGTGGGAAGCATAAGCATGAATCCTAATTAAAGATTTTATGTTTGACAGCATTGTAAAAGAAAGGATGAAAAGATTATGGCAATTTTAGTAGCAGGTGGAGCAGGATATATTGGAAGCCATACTTGTGTGGAACTTCTGAATAGAGGATATGAAGTTGTTGTTATTGACAATTTGTATAATTCAAGTGAAGTGGCATTAGAGAGAGTACAGGAGATTACAGGAAAATCTTTGAAGTTTTATGAGGGGGATGTCCTTAATCGAGAAGATCTTGATCCTATCTTTGAAAATGAAAATATTGAAGCGGTGATTAATTTCGCCGGATTAAAAGCTGTTGGTGAGTCTGTTCAGAAACCTTGGGAGTATTACCACAACAATATTACAGGTACACTGATTTTGACAGATGTGATGAGAAAACATGGATGTAAAAATATTATTTTCAGTTCTTCCGCAACAGTATACGGAGACCCTGCGGAGATTCCGATTACAGAAAATTGTCCAAAGGGAGAGATTACGAATCCATATGGAAGAACAAAAGGAATGTTAGAGCAGATTTTAACAGATTTATATGTTGGAGATCCAGAATGGAATGTGATGCTGCTTCGTTATTTCAATCCAATCGGAGCACATGAATCAGGAAGAATTGGTGAGGATCCAAAGGGTATTCCGAACAATTTGGTGCCATATATTGCGCAGGTTGCAGTAGGTAAGTTGAAATGTCTTGGTGTATTTGGTGATGATTATGATACACCGGATGGAACAGGCGTACGTGATTATATTCATGTAGTTGATCTTGCGGTTGGCCATGTGAAAGCAATTGAAAAGATGAAAGGACAGACAGGAGTTCATATCTATAATCTTGGAACAGGTGTTGGATATAGTGTTCTGGATGTTGTGAAAGCGTATGAAAAGGCTTGTGGAAAGAAAATTCCATACGAGATTAAACCTAGAAGAGCCGGAGATATTGCAACATGTTATTGTGATGCAACAAAAGCAAAGGAAGAGCTTGGCTGGGTAGCAGAGCGTGGTATTGAAGAGATGTGTGCAGATTCATGGAGATGGCAGTCACACAATCCGAATGGATACAGAGACGAAGAGTAATAGGTAGTTAAAAACTATGAGTGGTTGTCAACGAAAGTTGGCAGCCACTTTTTCTATTGGGATGTGTACGAAAAAACTTTTGAGAAATAATGTAGAAAGTGTTGACAAAAACAAGTATAGTTGCTATTATAAAAAAACAGAACGCACTCTGTTTTATAAATAAAACAAAATAGCGTTTGTGGGAAAGTGGGAGATACTATGAGAAGACAAGTATATTCTTTACTCGTTGATAACAATCCGGGTGTTTTAAGTAGGATTGCAGGATTGTTCAGTAGACGAGGCTACAGTATTGACAGTATCACAGCAGGTAGAACTGCAGATTCAAGATTTACCAGAATTACGGTAGTAACATCGGGTGATGAATTGATTTTGGAACAGATTGAAAAGCAGCTTCGTAAACTTGTAGATGTGAGAAGTATTAAGAAATTACAGGATGAAGATTCTGTGTATCGTGAATTGATGCTGGTTAAGATTAGAGCAAATTCAAAACAGAGAAGTGAAGTTGTTTCTGTTGCAGATATCTTCCGTGCGAAGATTGTTGACGTAGAGCAGGATTCACTTATGATTGAGCTTACTGGAAATCAGTCAAAATTGGAAGCATTTTTAAATTTGCTGGATGGTTATGAGATTTTAGAGCTTGCAAGAACCGGAATCACAGGATTGTCAAGAGGAAGCAAAGATATTACATATTTATAATCCTTATAGAATATCGAAGTAGGGATTGCAGTAATTTTTAATTTAGAAGCTAGAGGTTTAAAAGCCTTTAACTAGATACAAATCAGTCGGGATAATCCGACATGAAATTTTAGGAGGAATGGCAAATGGCAGCAAAAATTTATTATCAGGAAGACTGTAACCTTTCAATGTTAGAGGGAAAAACAATTGCAATTATTGGATATGGTAGCCAGGGACATGCACATGCATTGAACCTGAAAGATTCTGGATGCAATGTTATTATCGGTCTGTATGAAGGAAGCAAATCTTGGAAGAAAGCTGAAGAGCAGGGATTTAAAGTATATACAGCAGCAGAAGCAGCTAAGAGAGCTGATATTATTATGATTCTGATCAATGATGAGAAACAGGCTGCACTTTATAAAAAAGATATCGCACCAAATCTGGAAGAGGGAAATATGTTAATGTTCGCTCATGGATTTAATATCCATTTCAATCAGATTATACCACCGGCAAATGTTGATGTTACAATGATTGCCCCTAAAGGACCAGGACACACAGTAAGAAGTGAGTATCAGGTAGGTAAGGGAGTTCCTTGTCTGGTAGCTGTTGAACAGGATGCTACAGGTAAAGCTCTTGATATTGCACTTGCATATGCAGCAGGAATCGGTGGAGCAAGAGCCGGAGTTCTTGAGACAACATTCAGAACAGAGACAGAGACAGACTTGTTTGGTGAGCAGGCAGTACTTTGCGGTGGTGTTTGTGCATTAATGCAGGCAGGTTTTGAAACATTATGCGAAGCTGGATACGATCCAAGAAATGCTTACTTTGAGTGTATTCACGAGATGAAACTGATCGTTGATTTGATTTATCAGTCAGGATTTGAAGGAATGAGATATTCTATTTCAAATACAGCTGAGTATGGTGATTATATTACAGGACCAAAGATCATTACAGAAGATACAAAGAAAGCAATGAAAAAGATCCTTACAGATATTCAGGATGGTACATTTGCAAAAGACTTCCTGTTAGATATGTCAGAAGCAGGCGGACAGGCTCATTTCAAAGCCATGAGAAAACTGGCAGCAGAACATCCATCAGAGAAGGTTGGAGCTGAGATTAGAAAACTCTATAGCTGGAGTGATGAGGATAAACTGATCAATAACTAATTAGAAAATCAGGAAAAGATAAGATTAGATAAAAGGCATTGTTCTACAACAATAATAGTTGTAGGGCAGTGCTTTTTTATATATTAGGAAAGTGCTTTCCTAATATATAAAAATCGCTCCGCTAAGGATGCACACTGTGGTGTACAATGTAGGTGTTGCAAGCGACCGTCACAAGCGCAATAAAAAACATCCGCCATGACGGTAGCGGATGTTTTAAAATCGTCTATATATTAATTAAGCAATGCTGTTTACAGATTTTGAAAGACGAGCAATCTTTCTTGAAACTGTATTTTTGTGGTATACACCTTTGCTTCCAGCTTTTGTGATTTCAACGATAGCAGCTTTGAGAGCTGTCTTAGCAGCCTCAACGTCTTTCTGTGCAACTGCAGCGTCTACTTTCTTAATAGCAGTTTTAACTTTAGATTTGATTGCTTTGTTTCTAGCAGCTTTAGTTTCGTTAACTAAAATTCTTTTTTTAGCAGATTTAATGTTAGCCAATCTGAGCACCTCCAAATAATAATAAATTTTCAAATGTAATAATATCTCAAGCGGATGATAAATCACCACTTTACTTGTCCACATTAGACTCGGACACGGACGTTCTAATGGAACATACTCGTTTATTTTATGCTAATAGGAAGAACTTGTCAATACATAATTTGAAAAATAATGTAAAAAATACAAGTAGAAAAAAGGAAAAGAGGAAAAATTGACGATGTTAGAAAAATATAATGTGAGAACCGATCTTGCGTTGGAAGAAAAAGAACGCTTTGAATCAGATCAGGTTGAAATTCCGGGAGTGATTTTAGAGGAAGAGTATGAAGACGAACTGGAGATTCAGATTACAAAGGTAAAAATCGAAACGGAAAACGGAGCTAAAAGCATGGGAAAACCAGTAGGAGTATATTTGACGATTGAAGCACCTAATATGGCAATGTCAGATGAAGATTATCACAGAGAAATTTCCGAAAAGCTTGCAAGAAAAATTGGGGAGATAATACATTTGCAGGAGAAAGAAATTTGCTCCGTTTTAGTTGTAGGACTAGGCAATCGTCAGGTGACGCCGGATGCACTTGGCCCGTATGTTGTAGATAATTTAAGAGTGACGAGGCATATTATGAAAGAGTATGGGAAATATGCAATGGAAATGGAAGAAAATGGAATTGTCAGCGCGATTGTGCCGGGGGTGATGGGACAGACGGGGATGGAAACGCTTGAGATTATAAAAGGCATTGTGTCAGAGACAAAACCAGATATGGTTATTGCGATTGATGCATTGGCTGCACGAAATTCAAAACGATTAAATCGAACGATTCAGATTGCAGATACGGGAATTCATCCGGGTTCAGGAGTAGGAAATCATAGGAGTGGTCTTACAAAAGAGACACTGGGTATTCCGGTAATCGGAATTGGAGTTCCGACAGTTGTAGATGCAGCGACGATTGTTAATGATACTATGGAAAACCTAATTAGTGCGCTGGAAACATCGGAGGTGTTAAAAGGAGTCGGAAATGTATTGCGAAGCTATAATAATAGTGAAAAATATGAGCTGATTAAAGAGTTGATATCACCACATTTAAATGGAATGTTTGTCACACCAAAAAATGAAGATGAGCTTGTAAAACAAATCAGCTATACTTTATCTGAATCGTTAAATATGCTTTTTACAGAAATGAAAACGAATAATTAAAAAAGTTATTTCATATATAAATATAACGGAAATATTGTGTGAATATGTCTAAGTATAAATGTCTGTCATTTAGATGCTGTTTAATATAGAAAGGAAAGGTCGTGGAAAATATGAAGATACCAAGGTGGGGGACAAAGGCGGCAGGTATTGTTGTGTTGACGTTGGTATTTTCATATGCTTGCGGAGGTATGAAACCGGGAGTAGCGATGATAAAATATCAATTCGATGAAATGTTGATACAACATCTTGGGACTATGTTTTTGCCATCCATTGTATTTGCAAGTGAACTGTCAGGAAAAAATGCTGCAAAACAATGGGTGCTTAAGAGTACGATGGGGTGGTTTCCGTTCATTGGGTATGTTACCGAACAAGGAGAATATAAGCAGGTGATGGAGGATGAAGATACAATTGCGAAGATTCTGGAGTGCCAGGCGAATGACGAAAATCATGTTGATGAAAAAGGAAGCCTGGTAACAAATGAAATTCAAGAGGAAGAAGTTGTGCCTGCACAGAGTCAACCGGTTCTTGATTTGTCGATAGAAAGATTAAGAGATTTTGATTATCTACTGAGTAATTTCTATATTGTAGACAGTTCAACAATGATTGGACCGGAGCAATTGAATGCGGACACATTGCTTAGTGAGAATATGAAAATAGATCAGAGCAGTCAAGGACCGAAAATTTTGATTTTTCATACGCATTCGCAAGAAACATTTGCAGACTCTATACCAGGAGATCCAGGCACCAGTATTGTAGGAATTGGAGAGTATCTGACACAGCTTTTAAATGCGAAAGGGATAGAGACAATCCATGACACAGGGGTTTATGATATTATCAATGGAAAACTAGATAGAAGTAATGCCTATGAAAATGCAGAGGCCTCTGTCAGACCAATACTGGAGGCGAATCCTTCCGTTGAAGTAGCAATAGATCTACATAGGGATGGAGTGGCAGAAGAGACACATCTTGTGACAGATATTGGAGGGAAGCAGACGGCGAAAATTATGTTTTTTAATGGACTTA
This Ruminococcus hominis DNA region includes the following protein-coding sequences:
- the rpsT gene encoding 30S ribosomal protein S20 — encoded protein: MANIKSAKKRILVNETKAARNKAIKSKVKTAIKKVDAAVAQKDVEAAKTALKAAIVEITKAGSKGVYHKNTVSRKIARLSKSVNSIA
- the ilvC gene encoding ketol-acid reductoisomerase produces the protein MAAKIYYQEDCNLSMLEGKTIAIIGYGSQGHAHALNLKDSGCNVIIGLYEGSKSWKKAEEQGFKVYTAAEAAKRADIIMILINDEKQAALYKKDIAPNLEEGNMLMFAHGFNIHFNQIIPPANVDVTMIAPKGPGHTVRSEYQVGKGVPCLVAVEQDATGKALDIALAYAAGIGGARAGVLETTFRTETETDLFGEQAVLCGGVCALMQAGFETLCEAGYDPRNAYFECIHEMKLIVDLIYQSGFEGMRYSISNTAEYGDYITGPKIITEDTKKAMKKILTDIQDGTFAKDFLLDMSEAGGQAHFKAMRKLAAEHPSEKVGAEIRKLYSWSDEDKLINN
- the galE gene encoding UDP-glucose 4-epimerase GalE, which gives rise to MAILVAGGAGYIGSHTCVELLNRGYEVVVIDNLYNSSEVALERVQEITGKSLKFYEGDVLNREDLDPIFENENIEAVINFAGLKAVGESVQKPWEYYHNNITGTLILTDVMRKHGCKNIIFSSSATVYGDPAEIPITENCPKGEITNPYGRTKGMLEQILTDLYVGDPEWNVMLLRYFNPIGAHESGRIGEDPKGIPNNLVPYIAQVAVGKLKCLGVFGDDYDTPDGTGVRDYIHVVDLAVGHVKAIEKMKGQTGVHIYNLGTGVGYSVLDVVKAYEKACGKKIPYEIKPRRAGDIATCYCDATKAKEELGWVAERGIEEMCADSWRWQSHNPNGYRDEE
- a CDS encoding nucleotidyltransferase family protein, with product MKKPVLVIMAAGMGSRYGGLKQIDPVDNEGHIIMDFSIYDAKRAGFEKVVFIIKKAIEKEFKAGIGDRISQYMDVEYVYQELDTLPEGFEVPEGRVKPFGTGHAILSCKDVVDGPFAVINADDYYGVHAFQEIYNYLTENEDDEKYHYAMVGYILSNTLTENGYVSRGICEMDKDAFLTGITERTHIEQRDMGVQFTEDDGQTWEDIAADSIVSMNMFGFTASMLKELECRFPEFLEKGLEENPMKCEYFLPSVVSDLIEEDKADVKVLRSEDRWYGITYKEDKEAVVSAVQKLKDTGVYPQHLWEA
- the gpr gene encoding GPR endopeptidase yields the protein MLEKYNVRTDLALEEKERFESDQVEIPGVILEEEYEDELEIQITKVKIETENGAKSMGKPVGVYLTIEAPNMAMSDEDYHREISEKLARKIGEIIHLQEKEICSVLVVGLGNRQVTPDALGPYVVDNLRVTRHIMKEYGKYAMEMEENGIVSAIVPGVMGQTGMETLEIIKGIVSETKPDMVIAIDALAARNSKRLNRTIQIADTGIHPGSGVGNHRSGLTKETLGIPVIGIGVPTVVDAATIVNDTMENLISALETSEVLKGVGNVLRSYNNSEKYELIKELISPHLNGMFVTPKNEDELVKQISYTLSESLNMLFTEMKTNN
- the ilvN gene encoding acetolactate synthase small subunit — translated: MRRQVYSLLVDNNPGVLSRIAGLFSRRGYSIDSITAGRTADSRFTRITVVTSGDELILEQIEKQLRKLVDVRSIKKLQDEDSVYRELMLVKIRANSKQRSEVVSVADIFRAKIVDVEQDSLMIELTGNQSKLEAFLNLLDGYEILELARTGITGLSRGSKDITYL
- the spoIIP gene encoding stage II sporulation protein P — translated: MKIPRWGTKAAGIVVLTLVFSYACGGMKPGVAMIKYQFDEMLIQHLGTMFLPSIVFASELSGKNAAKQWVLKSTMGWFPFIGYVTEQGEYKQVMEDEDTIAKILECQANDENHVDEKGSLVTNEIQEEEVVPAQSQPVLDLSIERLRDFDYLLSNFYIVDSSTMIGPEQLNADTLLSENMKIDQSSQGPKILIFHTHSQETFADSIPGDPGTSIVGIGEYLTQLLNAKGIETIHDTGVYDIINGKLDRSNAYENAEASVRPILEANPSVEVAIDLHRDGVAEETHLVTDIGGKQTAKIMFFNGLSRTRTNGDIEYLYNPYIQDNLAFSLQMQLACERMYPGFARHIYLRGYRYNLHLLPKSLLIEAGAQTNTVEEMKNAMEVLAVTLQNVLTG